The genome window TCGCGCAGCAGTCCCTTGAGCTGGTTTCGATGGCCCCGCATCATGGCGACGAACTCCTGCTCCGTTATGTCGAGGGCATCCGGGCCCAGGCGCTTCACACCCGGCACGTCGAGCACGTCGCGGACGAGGTAGGCAGCCGCGGACTTGCGGGTGCCCGCCTCGATAAGGTCAAAACCGTACCCCGCCGGTTGCGAGCATCGAAGCCGCATCGCGATCATCCCCTTGCCCGGCCGCAGCGGCGCGTCAGGCATGGTGTCCGACCAGCGCAACCAACCCGCCCGGGCAAGATGCAGCACCAGATGCGCGTCATCGAAGCTCAGGACCAAGAACTTTCCGCGTCTTTCCACATCGGTGAAGGCCTTGCCCGACAATTCGGCCGGCGACACGTCCGCCGTCTTCAGGACGGCGAATGAGCCCAACTGCAGGTCCCTGACCACGGCAGGAGCGGCTCCGCGCGGGACCAGCTTGCCGGCAAGGAACTGGACCAACCCCTGCACCTCGGGCATCTCAGGCATGGGCACAAGGTTAGCAGCGGCTTTCTCCACTAACAGCTGCAGTGGCGGGCATTCCGGTGTGCCGGGCGGGTGATCACAGGGAAGCGGAACCGTTGTCCGTTACGGTGTATAGATGGGGAGCGCGATCGGGTGTCGGCTCGGTCTGGAATGAATCAGGAGCAAACAGATGGTTACCGCAACCGGTTCATCTCCTCGGCCCGCCGGCAGGCCGTTGAAGCGGGTTCTTTCGCAGGAGGCGATCACGCGCGCCGCGCTGACTCTCATCGAGACGCGCGGCTATGAAGGCCTGACCATGTCCTCGCTCGCCCGCGCTCTGAAGGTAGCGCCGTCGTCGTTGTATAACCATGTGGAATCCAAGGGCGACGTGCTGATCCTGGTACAGGACCACGTGATGACGCAGGTTGATGTATCCGGTTTCGATACCGAGCCCTGGGAGCAGGCTGTCCGGCGTTTCGCCTGGTCCTACCGAGACGTCTTCACCCGGCACACGCCTCTGATCCCGATCATTGCCGTGTTTCCAGTAAGCGGCGCGCCGCAGACGCTCGCCGTCTACGAGGCCGTCACACGCGGCTTCGAGAAGGCCGGCTGGCCCGAATCGTTGATCGTTCCTGCGATTGTTGCCCTTGAATCGTTCATCTTCGGCTCTGCGTTCGATGCAACCGCTCCTGAGGGCATCTTCGAGTCCGGTGGACTGGCTGGCGACTTTCCTCGCTTCACCGCTGCCGTTGACGCCCAGCGGGACGGATCGCGCGGCTACCGGGCAGACGTGTCCTTCGGCCTTGGCCTGGACGCACTCATTCTCGGGCTTGAGGCACGCAGGGAATCCTACCGGCCGTAACGGCGAAAATTCCTGAGCCGGCAACGCAGTGCGGGGACGGCCCGCGACGCATTGCAGAAAAGCGAAAGGCCGGCTCAGGGGGCTGGGGGAACCCGTGGTGAGCCGGCCTTTCTCAGAAACCGGACCCGTCAGTCCGGTATCGGACCCCTCGTACAAGGCCCGTTCTGCTAGTAAGTCTACGTACCTTCTTGGGTGACCTGCGATGGGGAGAACTACCCATGGCGGTATCCATACCCCTGTGATGACCGCAGGAGCGCCATGGAAATCGTCCCCAGGATGAAGAGCACGACGGCGGCGGCCACCGGTACAACGAAAGCGCTCGGCCCGTTGCCGTCTGCCATGGAACCGGCAAGGGAAGCGCCGATGGAGGTGCCTGCAACAATGCCGCTTGCCAGCAGGGTCATCACCGTACCGACCAGGTGCCCCGGCGCGACCATCGAGCCGAGGCTGAAGATGCTGACCATCGTCGGGCCCACCGGCACGCCGAGAACAAGCAGCGCAATCAGCATGTATGGGATGTCCGTAGCGTGCAGGAGGAGGATGGCGGCGGCACTCATCCCACCGGCCGAGGTGAGCCATCGCAACGGGTGGCTGATCCGCTGCGGCCAATACGCCACCGAGAGTGCTGCGAGTGCCGAACTGATTCCCATCACGGCGTAGAGCAGTCCCGCCGATGTTGCCGCACCGAAGCCACCGGCGAAAGCGGCCAGCGCCGTCTGTGTGGATCCGAAGAACGTGCCCATCATCAGCATCCCCAGCACGGGGAGCGCCACCGGTCCCCAGGCTCGGAGACCGGACACCCGACGAGATCGGGTCGGCTGGTCAGGCGCTCGACGACGCAGCGGTACGACGGCGCGTTCGGTCGGATGCATAGCGAAGGCTGAAACGAAGATGACAGTGAGCAACGCAGCCAACGCCAGCGGCAACCATGGGGCCAACAGGCTGGCCAGGAGGCCAACCAGCGCGGGACCGAGTACAAAGGTGGCTTCGTCAGCCGTGCTCTCATAGGACAGCGCTGTATCAAGGTCGGCAGGACGCCGTCGGGTAAGGGCCATCCAGCGAACCCGGGCCAGCGGGCCGATCTGCGGACAGGTGGCCCCCATGAGGAAGGCCGTGACGAGCGTCGGGAAAAGCCCAGTACCAGGGCCGGCGAGACTTCCGGCCAGAAGCAGGGCTCCGATCGCTGCCGCATTGAGGGCAGCCGAGGCGATGAGGACGAGGCGCTGTCCATAGTGGTCTGCGAGGTAACCGAGGACAGGAGCACCGAGCGCTGACCCGATGCCGACTGCGCCGGCTGCGAAGCCACCGGCAGCATAGGAATCGGTAGCCGCCGTAATCAGCGTCAGTGCTCCCACGGTCAGCATGGCAAGCGGCAGGCGCGCTATCAGCCCAAGAGGAAGGAAGGTTCGCCCTGCGAGGACAGGCAGTTGACGGAATCGTCCCCGCGCGGGAGAGGAAGTGGCAGTTGAATCGTGAGTAGCGGAGGTTTGGGAAGGCATGGCTTTCCGGGTGCTTTGAATTGCGCATCGTCCCTCCTCCCGATGCGCCCGACCCGGTAACATACAAATTTTACACGGGTTTCAAACGACCTGAAGCTGGTTCACGCAGCTGACGGTGGACCCCGTTCGGCCCTTTGTCACGAGCAGCTGCGCAGGAATGCGCTGTTTGAGTTCCGGGACGTGACTGACCAGCCCAACCACGCGGCCGCCGTCGCGCAGGTTCTCAAGGGAATCCATGACCTGATCCAGGGTTTGCTCATCGAGGCTGCCGAAGCCCTCGTCGACGAACAGCGTTTCGATTTGCAGCCCGCCGGATTCCTGCTGGACGACGTCGGCTAGCCCCAGGGCAAGTGCCAGGGATGCCATGAAGGATTCCCCGCCCGAGAGAGTGGCGGTGTCGCGTCGGGCGCCGGTCCAGCCGTCTATGACGTTCAAGCCCAGGCCAGACTTCCTGTTTCCCGACTTGGAGTCGCTGTGAACGAGTGAGTAGCGGCCTCCGGTCATGCGAAGCAACCGTTCGGTGGCAGCGGCAGCGACCTGCTCAAGACGGGCTGCAAGTACGTAGGTGGCCAGGCTCATGCGGTAGAGGTTCTCCCCGTTGCCCCGCGCGGTGTCGGAGAGGGACTTCACAACGGCATATTCCTCCCGGAGGGGACGGAGACGTGCTTCGAGGAGGGCGACCCGGTCCGCATACGAGGACAGCTGCACCACTGACTGTTCAAGGAGCCCCACGTCGAGCACCGCCCGTTCCAACTGGGATGCAAGGTCTTTCTCTTCCCGCGCAGCCGCTGCGATCTCCGACTCCTCCGGAAGAGGATGACTACCTTCCTCGAGAGCAGCGGCAGCGAGGTTCTCGGGGCGCTGCAGGTCCCGTTCTACCCGATGTGCCTCGTTCTCAGCCTCCCGGATAAGCCGCTCCGCTTCCTCCACCTCCGACGAGGGCAGAAGCGCCTTCCGGACCGCATCGGGGGAGCTGAACCCCGTTCCGTCCATTCGTTCCTGCAGCGCCGCTTCTGCCTGAACACGAGCCTGTTCTGCCTGCTCCTGCTGAGCCTGGGCGCGGCAGACGGCGGAAAGGAGCCCTTCGAGGCGGTTCAGTTCCTGTACCTTGCGGGCTACCGAAGGATAGCTTCCCCGTGCCTGCTCGAGGCGGGCTACGAGCGCGGCTTCCTGTTCCCCAAGTGTGGCCAGCCGGGAAGACTCCTCTGCCTGGAGTTGGGCAAGTTCAAGGAGTCTTGTACCCAGTTCCGTCAACCTGGCTTCCACGGCTGCCATGCGCCCGGCGAGCCCGGCCAGCCGTTGTGCGGCGTGCTCTGCTTTCGCGAGTTCCCCCTGAACGGTGTCCAGGGTGTTCTGCAGTTCCTCCGGGTTGCTGCTTCCGCATCGGGCGCGGAGTCCGGCAGCGTGCAGTGCCGCTGCGTCACGGGCAGCTTCGCTCTCCCTCATCCTTCGCTCGGCGGCATCCTGCTCATGACGGGCCTGCTCCTCGTCATCGATCGAGACCAGGGCCAGTGCGTCCACGCTTGCCGGCGCCGGGTGCTCATTGCTGCCGCACACCGGGCAGGCGTCTCCGTGCCTGAGCTTGGACGCCAGCTCGGCCGCGCTCTGTTCCAGCCGGAGCTGAAGGAGGCTGAGCCAGTTCTGCTTTGCTTCGAGGAACAGTGTCCGGTGCTCCTGCTGCCGTTCGTCGAGGTTTTGGAGTGCGCTCTCTGCGGCCTCCGCCTGCGAGATCAACTCCAGCCGCTGAAGAATGTCCTCACGTTGCTCCGACAGCGGTGACATCCCCTGTGCCAGCTCTTCTGCGGTACGCGACTCTCCGGCCAGATCCGTGAGCTTGAGCTGGTTCTCTTGGCGCGCGGTGCTGCACTGTTCGCTCTCCGAGGCGTAGTTTTCAAGGGCTTGAACGCAGGCGCTGATGCTGCTGCGCACATCCTCAAGGTCAGTCTCAAGCGGTAGGGCTGCCCGGGCGGCCGCCAGCTCTTGAACGACTTTCTCGTGGGCAGGACCGAAGTCGGCAGCTGAGGCTCGTTCGGCTCCGACGGCGTCAGGTACTTCTGCGCCCGCGGTTACCTCAGCCGCAACGGCCGCAACCGCTTCGTCCAGCCGCTTCCGGGCGGCCGCAGCATGAACGGTCGCGTTGTCACGGGCGTGCAGGGGCGCCTCGAGGATCTCGGCATGGCGATGATGGGCCACCCGGTGACGCAGTTCCGCCGCTTGCACCAGCTGGATCCGGTTCTGCTCGGCCTCGGCAAGCAATTGGCGGAAGCCGAGCCTGTTGCGGCGCTCGACCTCCAGGCGTGCAAGCTTCTCGGCGGCATCGCGGCGCTTGGCGGTGAGGTCTTTGGCAGTGCTACGCCCGTCCTCGACCGCAGCAGCCAATTGGTCCTGGAGCATCACCAGATCCGGAAGCCCCGGATCCGGCTCCGGTGATCCGGCCTCCGTTGCTTTTGTTTCCTCAGCGGAGGCAGCGGAATCACCATCCTGCACGGCTCTCCCCAACCCGTGACGCTGCACCTCCTCGACGGCGCGGCCCAGCAGGGCTTCATGCTCAGCCTCTGCCTCCTGCAACCGGGCCCCTGTACGGGCAGCGTGATCCGCAAGCAGTTGCTCCAGAGTGGAGAACCGGTCAGTTGCGAACAATCGCTGAAGGAGCTCAGCGCGTTCCGGAGCCTCGGACCGCAGGAACGCAGCGAACTCTCCCTGCGGGAGCATTACCACCCGCGTGAACTGCTCCCGGCTCATGCCCAGCAGTCCCTGCAATTCAGCCCCGGCCTCATCGTTGCGCGTTGAGCGGGTCACCCAATCCCCTGCGACCCGCTCGCGCAACATGGTGCGGGCCTGCTCGGTTGTGGTTCCGGAGCCGCGCTTCGACGGCCGGCTCCAGGACGGGTTTCGGGTGACCTCCAGGCGCCGGTTGCCTGCAGAGAATTCACACACCACCTCCGGCGCGAGACCATCCGGTGCATGATCGCTCCGAAGCCTTTTTGCCGACTGCCGCACGCCGGGAACCGCGCCGTAGAGGGCATAGCAGATGGCATCGAGCACACTGGATTTTCCAGCTCCGGTGGGTCCGTTGAGGAGGAACAGCCCCTGTTCCGACAGGACGTCGAAGTCGATGACCTGCCGGTCGGCGAAAGGACCGAATGCCTGCATCTCGAGGCGGTGAATCCTCATGATCCGCTCTCCGCCGCACGCATGGCATCCACGACCTCCGCGAACAGTGCCGCTTCCTCCGGGTTGGCCCCTCGCTGGCGGACATGCTCGAGGAAACCGCAGCAGATTGCCGCATCGTCCGTTGCCTGGGCGACACGTTCGCTGTAGGTGCCCTCCGGCTGGTTTCCGCGCGAGGACGGCTCGAACCCAAGCACCAGTGTTCCGGGAAAGCGCGACCGCAGGCGCTCCATCGCTTGGTACGGACGCTCCGGATCGGTCAGAGTCACCTGGCACCACGCCGTTTCGGCTTCCTGGTAATCCGGTGAAGCCAGCAGTTCTTCGATGGGTCCACGCAAGACGGCCAGCTGCCGCTGGGGGTTCCACCGCACCGGACGGATCTCGGAGACGCCCTCGGGCCCGACCTCAAGGAGCCAGGCGCCCTTCGACTGGCGCGCTTCGGAGAAGGAGTACGCAAGCGGAGAACCTGAGTAGCGGACCCGCTCGTGCAGCTGCTGCTGGCCATGAAGGTGCCCCAGAGCCACGTAGTCGAAGCCATCGAACAGATCAAGCGGCACAACGCCGAGCCCACCGATACTCAGTTCGCGCTCGCTGTCAGATCCAACTCCCCCGCTTGCGAAGGTGTGTGCCATCACGACCGAATACACAGTGCCGCGCCGCTGACGTCGCTGCAGGTCTTCCCTCACCTGTGCCAGGGCGGAGGCCGTGACTGCGGTGTGCGTGGCGGAAGGAGCACCGAGCCGGTCGGACACCATCCGCGGTTCCAGGTAAGGAAGCCCATAAACTGCGAGGTCCGCGCCGTCGCCGAGCGGGAACAGCGCTGGGCGCGGGATATCCTCCAGACGGGTGCGCAGGTGGACACCGCCGCGCTCGATCAGCCGCCCGCCGAACCCCAGCCGTACAGCCGAGTCGTGGTTCCCGCTGGTGACGACCACTTGCGCGCCGGCCACCGTGATCCGTTCCAGAGCCTCGTCGAAGAGCTCGACAACGTCGACGGCCGGAAGGGCCCGGTCATAGACATCTCCTGCTACAAGCACGACGTCGACATTCTCCTCGCGGACCGTCTTCTCCAACTGGTCCACGAAAAGCTGCTGTGCTTCCAGCATTCCGACACCGTGGAAGGAGCGGCCAAGGTGCCAGTCGGACGTGTGCAGTAACTTCATGATTCCAAGCTACTGTCCGCCTCCGACAGTTCTGCGGGGCAACGCCGCGCAGGGTGCCGATGCGCCCTGAATCACGGTGGGGAATCGGCGCGAGGGCGATTTGCCGTCGTCGCGAGCGCTGGCGGGACTGCCTACACTTGCGGGGTGACAAGTCTTCCTGATCTACGCAGCAGAATTGCCGGTTCGCTTCTTGCAGGCGCGCTTGGCGAGGCATCCGCAAACTCCTCCCACGGGACCGGATTCGGTTCAGCCACACAGCTGACCCTCTACACCGTGGACGGCCTGACGGAAGCCCTCGAGTGGGCGAACGACGGCGTGGCAGCCGACGAAACTGCTTGCCTCTGGCTTGCCTACCTCCGCTGGCTCGGCACCCAGGGCGAGCTGCCGCCGTCGTCGGCTCCTGCTCCCCCGGCACGCTGGATAGACCGTCAGGAAGTGCTTCGCCGGCGTCACCACCCCGACCCGGTTACCCTCCGCTCACTAGCCAGCGGCGAGATGGGCACCCGCCAGCGGCCGCTTGAAACCAACGACGGCGGTCCGGGCGCCCTCGGCCGTTCTGCGCCGTTCGGCCTGGTCGCCAACGTGCCGGCTGCCATGATCGAGCGGCTGACGCTGGATGCGGCGGCGATCACGCACGGGAACGCGTCGGCCCAGGTTCCCGCCGCCGTTTTCGCCGCGCTGGTCCACGAGATCGCAATCAACGGCCTCCCGCTGGGCGAAGCCGTCGCGGCTGCGGCATCAACGGCAAAGGATTTGGACGCAGAAGGCCTGGCCGCGTGTCTGCAGGACCTTGTTCGGTCGGCTGCGTCCGACCGGCCGACGGCAGATGCCGGAGAGAGTGATGCGGGTCAGAGTGATGCCGGTGAGAGTGACGCCGCTGGGATCCTTTGCCGCGCAGTCCGGTTGGTTCTCGCCACCAGCAATTCCGACGGCGAGGCCCATGTGAGCGCTGTCCTGGCGGCATCCGCCGATCGGGAGGGGCGGGATGCCTCCGTGGCCTCGGCCGTGGCCGGAAACATTGTGGGTGCGCTGCACGGCGTGGAGAACCTTCCGGAGGCCGCGTTGGGGCAATTGGATGGTGTCGAAGTCATCCGGGAAATCGCTGGCCGGCTGGCATCGGCGATCGGCTCGTAGCTCGTAGCTCGTACCTCGGGTAGCCAACGTCACTGGCTGGCGGCGGGCCACTTTCCGCCGGTCATCTGCAGGAACTCCGCTTCGGAGAGCACCTCGATGTTCTGGCCTAGGCTGTGGAGTTCCATTACCTTGCGCGCCTTACCGGTCACACGTCCGCTGCGCAGGTCCGAAGCGACGAACCCGCTTCCCACGACAAGAACCGTCGTCTTGCGGGTGACTGTGCTGGCCGGCTGCGCACCCATCACCGCAGCCCGTTGTTTGGCCTGCGGGCGGGAGATCCCGAGGTCGCCGGTGAAGACAACCGTCTGTCCATACAGCGGGTGGGCGGGATCGGCCGCCCGGTTTGCGTCCGGGTTGAGCCCCTCGTCCGGCCAACCGGTCCAGGCGCTGGAAGTTCCCCGCTCCAGTGCCGTCCGGGTCGGCTTTGATATCTCCGAGACACCCGGCTCATAGGCGTCAAGCCGTGATAAACGGAGCCTGTGCCCGGATACGAGTTCCTCCACGGAAGCTGCCTCCGCCCGCCTTGCGATGTCCACCATGATGCCGGCGCATGCCCGGGCATCCTCCACTGCGTCGTGATGGTTCCGGAGTGCCACGCCCGCGGCTTCAGCTACGTAGGGCAGTGAGTAGGAGACGAGGAAGTAGCTGCGGCGCGAAAGCAGCACGGTGCAGGCATAGTCGTAAGCAGGCCCTGCCTGGTCCGACACCTCGAGCGCCGACCGGATAACACCCATATCAAAGGCCGCGTTGTGCGCGACGAGTATGTCGTTGCCGATGAAAGCGCCGATCTCCGGGAACAGCTCACCGAACCGGGGTCGGCCCTCCACCATCTCGGCCGTGATGCCGTGGATTGCCACATTGCGTGAGTCGAAGTGGTCATGGCCTTCCGGCGGCCGCATCAGCCACTGCGCTTCGTCCACGATGCGTCCGTCCCGGACCTTGGTGAGGCCTACGGCGCACGGTGAACCACGAAACCCATTGGCAGTCTCGAAGTCGATCGCCGTAAACTCAATTCCCACTCCGCTACGGTATCCGGCAGATAGCCGGCGGCCGCGCAGGCAAGGCCGTGTGGCGCCGGACCGGTCTTCGCAGAACGGGTGTCAGGGCTCCGCGCGGCGCAGCGTGAGGAAGGATCCCCCCGCGAGGGCCAGCGCCAGCACTGCCAGCCAGCCGGCGACGTCGAGCTGTGTCCTGGACCCGAGGAACTCGCCCACCTGCGGCCAGGCCTCCAGCGAACCGATCACGTACAGCGTCCCGACGAGCAGCAGGGCCACGCTGATTCCCGCAGTAAGCAATCCGGTGGCGCGCCAGCGCTTGTAGATGGTCGCAGCCCAGAATCCCACCAAGAACAGTGCCATCATGGACGCGAAGTAGAAGACGATCGGCTGGTACCAGGGTCCGCTCGCGATCCACGACGGCGCGAAGAACCACCCGTCGACCCCCCACCCGGATGTGGCCTGCTCAATGAGGCCGAGCACCCAGTATGTGGTTGCCGTGATGACGGCGAAGAGCGTGAATAGCGCCAGCGTGCCAAGGAAGAAGGTTCGGCGCGTGATGCTGAGTCCCTGCGAGAACGGGAAGGTCAGGGTGAGGGACTGGATCCCGAGCGCGAAGAAATACCACATGACTGCCTGCGACCCGCCGGAGATCCGCATGCCGCCGCCGGCGGGAACCAGGAACCAGATGAGCAGCGTGAGGGCAAAGGATGCGCCGAGGATGATGAGCGGCAGCCCGACGAAGATCCATCGATTGATCAGCTGCATGCGCATGACGTTGACCACACGGTTCATCGGGCTGCCTCCGACAGGTTACGGTCACGGGCGTCGGCTGCCTGTGATGCGGACATCGTCTTCCTGACAATGAGCTGCTGTAGCGACACCGGGGCGAGCTCGAGCCCGTCGTCGGCGGCCGCACGCACCTCTGCGTCCGTGAGCTGCCCGAGGGCCGTCACCGAAGCGAGGGACGCGAAGTTGTCCGTATGGACAACCTCTCGGTCGCCGATGAAGCTGCGGACCTTTTCAGCGGAGCCGACGACGGCGAACGCCGAGCCCCGGATCGATTCCGCGTCGTCGTTCATGATGATCCTGCCCCTGTCGATCACGATGACGTGCTCCAGGAGGTTGGCTACCTCGTCGATGAGGTGGGACGACAGGACAATGGTGCGGGGATGGAGGGAATAATCCTCCACGAGCCGGTCGTAGAAGAGCTGCCGGGCAACCGCATCCAGGCCGAGGTAGGGCTCATCGAAGAACGTCAGCTCGGCACGGGAAGCAAGCCCGATGATCACTCCTACGGCAGAGAGCTGGCCCCGCGAAAGCTTCTTGATGTTGCGTTTGAGGGGCAGCTGGAAGTCCGCCGTCAGTTTGTCGGCCAGTTCCTGGCTCCAGTTGGCGAAGAACAGCGCGGCCGACCGAAACGCATGTTCGGCTGTGAATGAGTCGGGGTACTTCTGGGATTCGCGGATGAAGCAGATGCGGTTGAGCACTCGCTCGTTCTCGTACGGGTGCTCGCCAAAAACCCGCACTTCACCGGCGGACGCGAAAGCCTGGGCCGTGAGGATGGACATCAGAGTTGTCTTGCCGGCGCCGTTACGGCCAAGCAGGCCGTAGATCCGGTCCGGCTCGAGGGCAAGTGTCACCCCCCGAAGCGCCTCTGAACGTCCATAGGTCTTGCTGACGTTGGCGATGTCGATAACGGCCGTCATTTCTTTCCCCCCTGGATGGCGTGCCCGCCCTGTCTGATCATGTCTGCCAGCTCTTTCGGCTCGATGCCGAGCTTCCGCGCCTCACGCGTAAGCGGCTGGACGTACTGCTCGAAAAACCGCGCGCGACGGCGCTGCATCAATACCTCACGGGCACCGGGCGCAACGAACATCCCGATTCCGCGCTGCTTGTAGAGGATGCCGTCGTCGACGAGACGATTGACTCCCTTGGCCGCCGTCGCCGGGTTGATGCGATAGAACGCAGCAAACTCATTGGTGGACGGAACCTGGGATTCTTCGGCCAGCGTGCCGTCGATGATGTCGCTCTCAATGCGTTCCGCTATCTGCAGGAAGATCGGGCGCCCGTCATCGACCAGCACGATGCCCCACCGCACGCGCCGCCCTCGTCGGACTACGCTTCGTGGGTTCAGTACTCATGTAACTAACCATACAACTGCGGGGCACAGTGTCAACCGCGCCAGACGCGATCTCGAGAGGCTAGGACGCGTGGCGTTTCCTGCGCAGTTTTCTGA of Arthrobacter sp. JZ12 contains these proteins:
- a CDS encoding exonuclease SbcCD subunit D → MKLLHTSDWHLGRSFHGVGMLEAQQLFVDQLEKTVREENVDVVLVAGDVYDRALPAVDVVELFDEALERITVAGAQVVVTSGNHDSAVRLGFGGRLIERGGVHLRTRLEDIPRPALFPLGDGADLAVYGLPYLEPRMVSDRLGAPSATHTAVTASALAQVREDLQRRQRRGTVYSVVMAHTFASGGVGSDSERELSIGGLGVVPLDLFDGFDYVALGHLHGQQQLHERVRYSGSPLAYSFSEARQSKGAWLLEVGPEGVSEIRPVRWNPQRQLAVLRGPIEELLASPDYQEAETAWCQVTLTDPERPYQAMERLRSRFPGTLVLGFEPSSRGNQPEGTYSERVAQATDDAAICCGFLEHVRQRGANPEEAALFAEVVDAMRAAESGS
- a CDS encoding TetR/AcrR family transcriptional regulator, which produces MVTATGSSPRPAGRPLKRVLSQEAITRAALTLIETRGYEGLTMSSLARALKVAPSSLYNHVESKGDVLILVQDHVMTQVDVSGFDTEPWEQAVRRFAWSYRDVFTRHTPLIPIIAVFPVSGAPQTLAVYEAVTRGFEKAGWPESLIVPAIVALESFIFGSAFDATAPEGIFESGGLAGDFPRFTAAVDAQRDGSRGYRADVSFGLGLDALILGLEARRESYRP
- a CDS encoding exonuclease domain-containing protein → MGIEFTAIDFETANGFRGSPCAVGLTKVRDGRIVDEAQWLMRPPEGHDHFDSRNVAIHGITAEMVEGRPRFGELFPEIGAFIGNDILVAHNAAFDMGVIRSALEVSDQAGPAYDYACTVLLSRRSYFLVSYSLPYVAEAAGVALRNHHDAVEDARACAGIMVDIARRAEAASVEELVSGHRLRLSRLDAYEPGVSEISKPTRTALERGTSSAWTGWPDEGLNPDANRAADPAHPLYGQTVVFTGDLGISRPQAKQRAAVMGAQPASTVTRKTTVLVVGSGFVASDLRSGRVTGKARKVMELHSLGQNIEVLSEAEFLQMTGGKWPAASQ
- a CDS encoding ABC transporter ATP-binding protein, with amino-acid sequence MTAVIDIANVSKTYGRSEALRGVTLALEPDRIYGLLGRNGAGKTTLMSILTAQAFASAGEVRVFGEHPYENERVLNRICFIRESQKYPDSFTAEHAFRSAALFFANWSQELADKLTADFQLPLKRNIKKLSRGQLSAVGVIIGLASRAELTFFDEPYLGLDAVARQLFYDRLVEDYSLHPRTIVLSSHLIDEVANLLEHVIVIDRGRIIMNDDAESIRGSAFAVVGSAEKVRSFIGDREVVHTDNFASLASVTALGQLTDAEVRAAADDGLELAPVSLQQLIVRKTMSASQAADARDRNLSEAAR
- a CDS encoding ADP-ribosylglycohydrolase family protein, with product MTSLPDLRSRIAGSLLAGALGEASANSSHGTGFGSATQLTLYTVDGLTEALEWANDGVAADETACLWLAYLRWLGTQGELPPSSAPAPPARWIDRQEVLRRRHHPDPVTLRSLASGEMGTRQRPLETNDGGPGALGRSAPFGLVANVPAAMIERLTLDAAAITHGNASAQVPAAVFAALVHEIAINGLPLGEAVAAAASTAKDLDAEGLAACLQDLVRSAASDRPTADAGESDAGQSDAGESDAAGILCRAVRLVLATSNSDGEAHVSAVLAASADREGRDASVASAVAGNIVGALHGVENLPEAALGQLDGVEVIREIAGRLASAIGS
- a CDS encoding SMC family ATPase — encoded protein: MRIHRLEMQAFGPFADRQVIDFDVLSEQGLFLLNGPTGAGKSSVLDAICYALYGAVPGVRQSAKRLRSDHAPDGLAPEVVCEFSAGNRRLEVTRNPSWSRPSKRGSGTTTEQARTMLRERVAGDWVTRSTRNDEAGAELQGLLGMSREQFTRVVMLPQGEFAAFLRSEAPERAELLQRLFATDRFSTLEQLLADHAARTGARLQEAEAEHEALLGRAVEEVQRHGLGRAVQDGDSAASAEETKATEAGSPEPDPGLPDLVMLQDQLAAAVEDGRSTAKDLTAKRRDAAEKLARLEVERRNRLGFRQLLAEAEQNRIQLVQAAELRHRVAHHRHAEILEAPLHARDNATVHAAAARKRLDEAVAAVAAEVTAGAEVPDAVGAERASAADFGPAHEKVVQELAAARAALPLETDLEDVRSSISACVQALENYASESEQCSTARQENQLKLTDLAGESRTAEELAQGMSPLSEQREDILQRLELISQAEAAESALQNLDERQQEHRTLFLEAKQNWLSLLQLRLEQSAAELASKLRHGDACPVCGSNEHPAPASVDALALVSIDDEEQARHEQDAAERRMRESEAARDAAALHAAGLRARCGSSNPEELQNTLDTVQGELAKAEHAAQRLAGLAGRMAAVEARLTELGTRLLELAQLQAEESSRLATLGEQEAALVARLEQARGSYPSVARKVQELNRLEGLLSAVCRAQAQQEQAEQARVQAEAALQERMDGTGFSSPDAVRKALLPSSEVEEAERLIREAENEAHRVERDLQRPENLAAAALEEGSHPLPEESEIAAAAREEKDLASQLERAVLDVGLLEQSVVQLSSYADRVALLEARLRPLREEYAVVKSLSDTARGNGENLYRMSLATYVLAARLEQVAAAATERLLRMTGGRYSLVHSDSKSGNRKSGLGLNVIDGWTGARRDTATLSGGESFMASLALALGLADVVQQESGGLQIETLFVDEGFGSLDEQTLDQVMDSLENLRDGGRVVGLVSHVPELKQRIPAQLLVTKGRTGSTVSCVNQLQVV
- a CDS encoding DNA-formamidopyrimidine glycosylase family protein; this translates as MPEMPEVQGLVQFLAGKLVPRGAAPAVVRDLQLGSFAVLKTADVSPAELSGKAFTDVERRGKFLVLSFDDAHLVLHLARAGWLRWSDTMPDAPLRPGKGMIAMRLRCSQPAGYGFDLIEAGTRKSAAAYLVRDVLDVPGVKRLGPDALDITEQEFVAMMRGHRNQLKGLLRDQSFIAGIGNAYSDEILHAARLSPFTLAANLDDGQLAALHTSMHTVLGTAITEAAGKPAKELKDAKRRAMQVHGRTGENCPVCGDVVREVSFADSALQYCATCQTGGKPLADRRTSKFLK
- a CDS encoding GntR family transcriptional regulator, translated to MVDDGRPIFLQIAERIESDIIDGTLAEESQVPSTNEFAAFYRINPATAAKGVNRLVDDGILYKQRGIGMFVAPGAREVLMQRRRARFFEQYVQPLTREARKLGIEPKELADMIRQGGHAIQGGKK
- a CDS encoding MFS transporter, yielding MPSQTSATHDSTATSSPARGRFRQLPVLAGRTFLPLGLIARLPLAMLTVGALTLITAATDSYAAGGFAAGAVGIGSALGAPVLGYLADHYGQRLVLIASAALNAAAIGALLLAGSLAGPGTGLFPTLVTAFLMGATCPQIGPLARVRWMALTRRRPADLDTALSYESTADEATFVLGPALVGLLASLLAPWLPLALAALLTVIFVSAFAMHPTERAVVPLRRRAPDQPTRSRRVSGLRAWGPVALPVLGMLMMGTFFGSTQTALAAFAGGFGAATSAGLLYAVMGISSALAALSVAYWPQRISHPLRWLTSAGGMSAAAILLLHATDIPYMLIALLVLGVPVGPTMVSIFSLGSMVAPGHLVGTVMTLLASGIVAGTSIGASLAGSMADGNGPSAFVVPVAAAVVLFILGTISMALLRSSQGYGYRHG